The nucleotide sequence CGGAACACGTTCATCTTGGAGTCGGCGGCGGGATAGCTCAGATTGGGATCATCATCTTCGTCATCGGAGAGATTATCGAAGTACTTTTTGGTGGCCTTCTCGAAAGCATCCTGCAGATTGTTAACCATCTCAGTGTATTCTGCAAAATAATATAggtatattataataaaagttattaaatatttatgttaaaGCGGATGAGTACCATTGTTGTGCCCATTGTACAATCTGCAATTGTTAACAATCAAGCGAAAGTCGTTACGGAATTCGCTGAACTTATGGTATTCCCCACTGTCCAGTTTGTCCTCCATTTTCAGCAAGTCCATGGGTCTGGAAAGCGGTTTAAGAGATTACATTTTGCAGTCGGATTTGGCTAAGTGTACGCACCTCCTGATGATGGAGTAATAGCGTGGCGCTATATCCTCCTCCACGGGATCCACAAATGGCCAGGCATCGCGATGGTTCTTCACGTAGACGAGCACCTTGTGCATCCCGATTTGCAGGACCTCCTCCGTTTCGGTAAAGCTAAGAATATTCGCATGATTGGAGGAGTTGTACGTTgaattgttgtttgttgttacTGGGTGGAGTAGTGATGTGCTTGTTGGGTTTGTTGTGGgactattgttgttgttgttgttgtgggcaAGGGAGTGGTGCGATTTGGTTTTATGTTTGTTACTGTGATTATTCGTTGTatggtggtgatgatggtggtggtggtgtgtgTGGTGTGAGTGGGAGTTTTGGTGGTTCTGATTATGATTAAGATTGGAATTATAATGATATCCCTGCGAcgttgtcgttgttgctgttgttgtagcCGATGTCGTCGTTGaatggctgttgttgttgttgttgtgactGTGGTGCGGCGCGTGCttatggttgttgttgttgttaaggctgctgttgttgttggtggtgctACGGTTGCTACTATTTACATGGCTACATTTTATCggggtttttgggttttgtgaTGATCAACAGTCGGAATGTTTTTtatcgtttgtttttttgcggGTGGgtacaaaaatttacaataacAATGATAAATATGTTAATCAATTGATCATATTATATACAATTTGATGGGTGTGTGAATGAAATGAGCCGACAACATGCAATGCCTTATAGATTAGAATGGAACTTAAGAACGAATTATGAAAATGTTCAATCAAGGTAGGAGAAAATGTTACAGAAAAGGAACCAAGACCACAGCACAGGGCCCAAACTCAataatcaaaatcaacaacaataccAGAGTGGAGCATCATGAATGCTtatgcaaaatatataaaattgtatCTTGATTAATTCTTTACTTTCTccacaaaataatttactgtggcattaaataaaataaatgatatgcGTAGCTTTTAGAGAAAAAGATTGCGATTTAATTTAAGCTTAATCAAGATGTAAATCTATGATGCCCACACATCCAACAGCAAGCAGAAGCATAAGATATAATTAAAGAATGTGCCAAGAGCATATGGATAGTACGATTGTGTTGTGTCTGCGGATCGAAACTGTCCACCCTCACTTACTCATCGCCACTCTTGTCCGAGTAGGCACCGCTGATGCGCTCCGCCTTGCTGGAGGACGATGACGCCGATGAGCCCGCGGCCGACTTCTTGGACTTGCCCGTCGTCTCCGTCTTGCTCAAGTTGCGATCCGCCTTGTCAGCCATTTTGCTTGTGCTGCTGCTCCCGCTGCTGTTGAGCACGGCCTTCTGCTTCTTGGAACGCACAGTGCTGGCAGTCGTGGTGGTGCCACTCtggctgctgctactgctgctcgGCGGCTCCTgggattgctgctgctgctgttgggcgCTTCCCGACGGTATGAAAATGTTTCCAGTCAGCGAACTGAGCGAATTGTTCGTCTGCCTGCCAGGCAACTTGACATTGGCCGCTGGCGCCATTGCAGAAGTTAATGCTGGTGGCTGTGCTTCCACTACTGCCGGCTGATCAACCTGCTCGTCCTGTTCGGTTTCGCTCTCATGTGCCACCGGCGAGGGCAGACTGAGATCGGCAATACTTGTGGCTACTGCAATGGCCGCCGAATTGGTGTCCAGAAGTTGCAGCTGCCTGCAAAAGTTCTCCTTGTCCTCGGGACTTAGAGAAGTGCTGGGCTCGGTAGTCTCTGCctgctgatgatgctgctgctgctgaccacTACGTCTTCGCTTTGGCTGGACactattgttgctgctgatgctattggtgttgctgttgctattgctgttgctgttgtggttATTGTTGTCGTCCTCGCCTTCGTCCGCCTCTGAAGCATGCTTGTGTCGCcgccgatgatgatgatgatgctcgCGGTCCCGCTCACGACCTTTATCACGATGATGTcgcttcttctgcttcttgcTCGACTTTTTCTTCttgtggtgatgatgatggtggtggtgacTACTCTTGCTCTTCAATTCCGCAGGCGTTTGCGATTTCGGCGCTTCTGGAGAGCGAAAATCGTCGTCAGTTGCTGAGACTGCTAATAATTCCTCTGGTTCCTGCCGCTGCTCCTCTTCTGGCGGCTGCTCTtcttgttgccgctgctgctctgGCTGATCGGACTGCTGCTCCGCGTCGAGggcctcgtcgtcgtcgtcgtcgtcttcgTCGTTTTCTGGCGAGAGGCAGAAGGTTTCCCTGTGGCACAGAAATTCGCTCGAATTAGTTGTGGTTGTTCGTCTCAGGGAGCTTGCGTAGGTTGAAATACCACTAGCTGTCGACGTAGACTGGGATCTAAAATACAAGCAGTTAAGAAAGacacaaaaatgttattaataaaCTATCCATATGATTTTGTAATAATGCAGATAAATTTTGTAATACAAATGGGTTTTAAGATATGAGAATGTATTACTAAAATTGTATTCAATGCGTTtcaatattataatattgttttaattggaAGCCAACGCGACATATTAATTTTGatgaattaattttaattttcgataaatttaaataagatAAGATTGAATCAGCGTTTTTACGATTTGAGAATCGGATGTCAATGTCTGTGTCTCTTGGATGGGATGAAACTGAGATGTTGactttaaaataaacttaaaccATAAGGTAATGCATATATCGAATAGAAATAGGTCAAAAAGCATGCTTACAGATTGTTTTTGAAAACGAAATCCAACCAATTCTTccatatacaaaattaaatgatGGGCAAAACTGAAATTAAGTGCTCATCCTTGTTCCGTCTATGCTGATCCTGGGTTTATCGACGATGTTGATGATGGCGATTTGGCTTTTCAACTGCAGCAACAGAAATTGTAAGCGAAGAGTATTTTGGCtcaagaaattataaaattacgGCAACTCAAAAGatcaattgaaaaaataaatcaaagatgCTTTTGGTATGCAAGTGAGTTCAATGTATCTGTCTTGTTTCTGATTCGCGCTCTGTGAGTAGAATGGATGTGGCCGTCGCGTCCGCCAGCCTTCCTAGGAACATTGGCGTGCTAACCGTCTGCGTGTGCGCTGCTGcgattgctgctgttgttgctgctgctgttgctgctgttgttgctgctgctgcggcggtgCCAACCAGTGTGCGTTTTGCCGATCCTGGTAGAGATTCTCCCGCTCACGACGCTGgcgctcctcctcctggcGTGCCTTCAACTCCGCGATGTTGCGAATGCGGCTGGAGTTGCGCACTTGCAAAAGTCTGGgtaagcaaaatattttttcattagCAATGTTGCTTTATAAATCTTTATCTTTTGGAGAAATGTAAGGTATTTCACTCACTTCCTACGCCTCAAACGCTCACGTTCGCGGAAAAGCTGCGGCAGCTTGGGCAGAAAGTTGTCATCGAGTATGTTAAAGAGTTCGCGCTCCTTGGCGTTCGTCGAGGTCTTAAACTTGGCGGCCAAGTTTTGCCAGTCCTCTTCGGTGAAGCAGATGACTTGCCAAACTGTACCGTTGCTGCCGATGCCCTTGCTGTTGGATGCTCCGCCAGTTGAGGCTCCAGCGCCACCTGATCCCGAACCCGAACTGGAGGAGGCCGATCCACCGGTGGCTTTGTCCTCCCGATATAGTCGCGTGCCGTAGAAGTACCAGTAGCCGGAATTCTTGGCGTCGTAGCCCAGAGGCTCCACGCGCAGACTATCCGCCTCTAGATTGCTGAGGATGACCTGCACATCGACGGAGTCCAGGCGAAAGTGGCACAGATCGTGCAGAATGTGCAGGCGCTTGCGCACGGGCAGCGACTGGAAGTCAATGTCCGTGTCGAAGTGGTTCTCGGTCTGGTGCAGGCGACACTGTTGGCGCAGGAAGCGACGCAAGAACATCTGATAGTTGCTGTGTGTGATTTCCTTGGCTACCGTCTGTAGCGCATCGCAGCCCTTGAGCAGGCGCACAATTAACTCGGGCACTAGGGCGACCTGATCCTCATCGCTGGTACCATCGGAGAGCAGCGCCGATTCGAGGTCCTGTGGATGCAGTGCGTTTTTTATGATTGATTCTCTTTAGAAGGTGTTTATCAGTTACTCACCTCGATGTCGATGTCGGGCAGATCAAAGGCAGAACTAAACAATGAACAGAAATGCGAAATACACGGTATCTCCCACCATGATTGAATGTCTGCGAAGAGAAAAACAATGTGATTTAGCAAATTTTTCGGTAACTTGCGACTCTTGTTGTATATATTTCCACTATTATATTGGTTTTGTTAAGTAGGAACTGATTTGGTAAATTTATTGCTCACCTAATAATCCAATGAAAGTAGAAACCATTTATGTATGCTTGCTTATTGGAAACGTTGCTCCTCTGCGGGATTTTATAGATGTCAGTAAGAACAATTCCTGGGCCTCTTTAGTAGCTCTCTGGTGTGGAAGTCGGGCTgcgtatataatatatatgtatatataacgTATGTGGTCAGGCGTTAACGAATTAGGCTCAAATTACACGACCGAAAGTCAAAAGGCGGCAAAAAGAGCGAGCGCAGAATTcagacaaaaaaaatgtgtgcaacatgtgtgtgtgtgttgggaCACTTGGCGGCGATATATACACAAACATCTGGCTTTATCACTTATCAAACATTCCGATGCACGCAAGGGTCTGGGCAGCGcaggggatggggatgggagTGGGAAGGGTCGAGTGGGTGGACGGTAGGTCAAAAGAAAGTACGCGCGCTTATTTTCACGAAGAGAAAATCAAAACAGACAGCCGACAAGCGGCCAAGGCGTGCGTCAAAGCGGGACGGCACCAGTACATTGAGCCAATAGCCGAACCGCTCACTTTTTCACGTTTGCATGCCGTCCCGCTCCCGCGAATGGGCACTACTATTTTGACTACACTGCACTCGATTATTTTGCAATTATAATGTGCAATTTACACGGCTTTTGGGCAGTTGgtttttttccgcttttcacCGCAAATTGCACGCGATGAAAGGTTATGGTGCGCAGATTTAGTTGGCGTACATAGCAGTTTATTTAACTTCCAATTTTGTGGAGCATGCGCGCGGCGGCTGACGACCGACGGCTTTTCTCCGCCTCCGTTTTTTGCCTGCTGGGCagtgtgtatttatttttattaatacacgtatatatatttttcagttACGTGTGAAAATGTCATTTAACTTTAGAGACGCCCATTTCCCAGTCATCTTTTCTTTCTGCTTTTTCCCCCTCAATTTCTttttccacacacacgcacgcacacactcggATGCcagggcacacacacacatagttGTACGCAGAGGGGCTCCATctgccataaaatattattaattatttcacaacaatAGCAGCACGCACTAAACAGTTCGCTGCGATCGATTGATTGAACGGCATGCCTACCCGTTTCGATCCCGTTAATCTGGCTATCTGCGCAGACAATACGCGATTCGCGTTTTTTTGCGCTCCtggttaattttatttttcttcagCGAGCAGCAAACGCGGCGAAGAAATTATCGTGGCTCTCGATAACTAGTGGTGGTCTGAAATTCGTCAACACGCCAGCCATCGATGGTTCACTAGAGATGCGGCACTCGGGGCAAAGTGGCTCTAAACGATAgttaatatatttgttttggaTTTAAATTGGTAAATCGACTTTATTTCTTCAAAACGGTTCACCtttcatatttttcatattaaatagttttcaattgtgtattttagttttaaatttaaagtatttaagtttgtaaaacatatattcaatgaaactttaaaatcagattaatacatttttattttaaatatgcttGCTTTTCCACATAAACACAATTCTGCAGATAAGAAAAGTATTttaagataatttaattttaataaaaaaataatttaataatttaataatctGCTTGCCAATACATGtattatgttttgttttgtttactatAGAAGTTTGTAAGCATTAATGCGCAATTTACAACATTCCCCGATTCTATCGATAGATCGATTTCCTTCTTCCGGTCGCTTTTCGCTTGCCATTCGCCTCTCCGCTACCCCTCCTTCAACAGTCTTTTTTTCTTGCCTTCCCACCCCTCCTTTGCGAGAGCAGCTGTGAGTCTAACCTAACTTTTCCGCCGTTAACTACATGGCGGCGTGCTAGTGTGTGTTGTTGCTTCACACGCACAAGTGCGGGTGTGTGCGTGCCAGTCACCATGTAGGTCGTCATGTATGTTCTAAAGTAACTACATGGCATAAATCGCGGGTTGGGGGGCTATCAATTAAAGATTAAccaaaattatgcaaaaccATCCAAAGCTGCAATTCAAGTTGAGCGCGCATGCAATGTTTGCAAAAGTCTGCAAGCTAATTTATACGAATTTCGGCCGAAATTGCATTCTGTTCAACAACGTGCCTCGGGGAGTCCCACCATGTAGGTGCCATCTACATGGCGATTCTAGCCTACATGGCGAGGCATGCGAAACTGGTTTGGGCAAGGGCGACCACGAAATTTGTTGTAAAATAAAGTGGTGCTGGGAAAGCCTCCCCAAGAACAAACAAGTAACGCACTACTGTAATATAATAAAACCCTTATTTTtgttatacatataaatttagCTGTTCGAAATTAATAAGTTATTTCAAGATCattgaaattgcaaattaattcaggaattaaaccaaattattgtgaatttatttttaaacaaatgacTCCATTTCAAATGACTTTCCAAAAACTATAACAACTTTCTCACTTTTCCCATTAATACTCGCTTAAAAAGTCCAAACACCAGTTTCTTGTATTTCATACATAGTAATTTAGTctttatttatagttttaGTTTAGTGTAGTTTTTTAGAGTCAAACGTTTAGATACATAGAATTGAATAACCGATGTAATGTAATGGCGTATTTACAGGTGGTGCCGCAGCTGTGGCAACTGGAGCAGCGCAGGCAGGTGGGGCATGTGCGCATCCGGATCGCGAGCTCGCAGGGCGAGAATCGTTTGGTGCTACGGCTCTATCTTCCGGATCTTCAGTCCACCGCTGGGCCCACGCGGCCCCAAATGAGCGACTCCGGACGAAACGCCCGTCGTCGTTGCGGCCGCCGTGCTCACCAGCTGGGGTATCAGTGCACCGCCATTACTGCTAGCCTCGCCGTTTCCATTGGTCGGACTTGAGACGGCTCCGTTGTGCAGGCGCCGCTTCAGCACGAATCTTTTACCCGTGGGCGCTGCCGCAGTCGTGGACGCAGGTGCTAACGCGGCGGTTTTCCCTGCCAACGCTGGCTCCTCGTTCACGGGGTCCACTTCCATGTCGGTGCCGGCATTGTTTTCATCATGCTGAAGGAAATATTATAGTTAGCGATCGTGATGTGGCAGCTATAAATCTTTTAGAGACTTACCATTTCACTAGCTGGATCTTCGTCGTCATggccctcctcctcctcaaaCTCGGCACTTTCCGTGTCCTCTGGATACTCCACCAACTGTCCATTCAGCGTTGGGAACTCGATCACTGGCAGTATGAGGCGTTGCTGCTGATTGCCCTCGTCCATCAGCTGCTGGATGAGATTGGCAATGTCCTCGCGCTTTTTCGTCACTGTGAGGAAGTCAAACCAGTTGGTCAGCTGCTTGATGGGCAGTCTGTAGTCTCTGATTGGCTCGCCGAAGAATTGCTCCACATACTGCAGCAGATACAGGCCGCAATCGGTGAAGTTGTTCTGCTGCGGCACCTTGACGCAGTGGCCCGGCATATTGTCCTTGTTGAAGACGTGCGCCTGCGCATCCGGCTTCTTTACCCGGTACTCGCATGTGAGATAATCTCGCAGTGTGGCCACCACGCGGCTACGCGATGCTCCCGCCAGGGAATCAAAGATAAGGATTAAAGGTTGCTTTACGGCGGGCACATCATCGGATGCAATATTCCTCGCTGGACCGGTGGCTGTGGGCTGCGAACTGGATAGACTGGGGGTGCTGGCTGTCGTggaggtgggcgtggccgctGGTTCCTTGGCCGAATTCGAGTTTTCACTATCCTCCGAGGCCATGTCGCTCTCATCGCCTTCGGCCTCATCCCTTTCGCTCTCATCGTCTGCTATCCGACACACGTTCTCTGCCGTCAGAGCCGCTGGAAGCTGTCCTCCCTCTGCCCTTTTCGTCAGCGGGGTTATGGTGGTGTTACCAATTTGCAGGGCCACCTTCTTGCCTCGAGGGCGCTTCAACTGCTGCGGCTCTACAGGCTGGTTCGTATCGAACGTGACGGGTCCTTTTAAGTTCGGGTAGCAAATGATGGCGAGGAACCAATGCGACTGCTCATTGATGGGCACTATAATGAAATCCTTATCGAAGATGTCCACACCCTTGGTCCACTTTTGCACCCTGGCGTGTCGCTTCTGTGCTGCCGTCTGCTTCATGTCCGCTGGCCGCGTTAGCGTTGTGAGTCTCTTGTAAAAGAATGTGCTGAAGATATGCGTTCTTTCGCGTTGAGGCTCCGGAATCAGCGTGTTCCTCAGCCAGAGCAGATAGAAGTCAATGATGATGTCGTTGAGGTAGGACTCCTTTGTGAGGCAGACGAAGTCCTCCATGCGTATGCACAGGCCACCCGTTCCCTTCGGCGGATACATCAGCAGACTAACCTGCTCGTCTGCTCTCAGTTGGCGAGGCGGTGGCTGCGAGCTCTTGTCCTGCGTCTTGCGATCGGAGTCCGCGATCCTCTCGAGAATCTCGGCGGCATCTGTCGAGGATATCTCGTCTACACAACTGAACATAGACTTGATATTACCACGGGCGGACACGGATATGCTGTCGAACAACAGGATCAGACGGCGAGTGTGATAGCTGTGCGTCTTGAAGCCGGTATCTACAAATGCAAGAATTAATTAGCATTGATTAGTTAATTTAGTATGAGGTGCTTGTTTATGGACGTAAACTCACGTTCGTGATGCTGATCGTCGGGCAGCTTGAGCTGGTTCTTTACGTATTCGGCACACGTCTTGAGGAGATATAGCGTGACCAGTGGCTGGGCGGGCTCAACGTTGCCGAAGTGGGCTATCACCTTGATCACCTCCTGTTTGTGGATGTTCAGCTCGAACTTCTCGTCCTTGTCCTTCAGGATGCCAGCAATGCGAACGCCCTTCGTGGTGAAGCATACCTGTGGTATTACGAATATACAATTAATAGTCAATTGTATTATACACATTTCCAGGGCAGGGGAGATAGTGTATAGAGGGGGTGACTACTTACCGGCTCGGTAATCTCGAATCTGTAGGGCACCAGACGCACGCAGCTGCATTTCAAGGAGGCGGAAAATTGATCCGCTTCGGGTATATCCGACAAGTCTCTAACATCGCCACGGGAGAAATCTGCAATGGTTGGAACATTTTCGTAGTTGTTATTTAATTGTACCATTTTCCTCGTGGCCACCAGTCACATTTTTCATTCACTCGCTAGTTTTTGATTTCGCCCAACATTTACCTTCATCGTTCATTGCGGTAGAATGCTTCGTCTACTCTGAGTCGTTAAGTAATTAAATATAGAGTACTAAAAAACCTTGCTACTCTGAGAAAATTGCAAAAGAATGAGGAAAACGATGTGTTTTCACGCATTCGCTTTGCTTGTCTGCTTCTTCTTCGGCGACCGTAAAAATGGCGTGCTCTGGCTGGTCAGAGCTCCACCTAGCGGGAAAAACGTAGTAACTCTTGGCCTGTGGCATTGCCAACACAAAATAACTGCACACACAACATTGCTATGCACAAGTGGTGCTACTAGCTAAAAACGGCTAGATCTAGCGCAAAATGAAAtagatttgcaaaaaaaagcTAAATGTCTTATGTGAATTTTTGGTAAACTATTAAAATTTCTGAAATTTCTGACACTTCAAtatgatttgaaaataaattcaatatatctttaaaataaattgatataTCGGCATACTGTAACACTCTTTGTATCTGACattcaaacaaaatgtatatcGCGATGTTAGGTTTTCGTATCTTAGAGATTCTTTGTATCTGTTCTTTTGTATTAGTCAAATAATGTATCTCAGAAATGTTATTATCCGATTTAGATCACAAATTGTAtctcataaattaaatattttaacgctTTTTTATATATCAAATGATATCTATTCTAAGGAAATAGATAAATTTTCAGAAAATAGGAAGTTTTTAAACCAAGTTCGCGGAATCGAATATGATATGTGAATGATATAATTAAA is from Drosophila melanogaster chromosome 3L and encodes:
- the dikar gene encoding dikar, isoform E gives rise to the protein MVSTFIGLLDIQSWWEIPCISHFCSLFSSAFDLPDIDIEDLESALLSDGTSDEDQVALVPELIVRLLKGCDALQTVAKEITHSNYQMFLRRFLRQQCRLHQTENHFDTDIDFQSLPVRKRLHILHDLCHFRLDSVDVQVILSNLEADSLRVEPLGYDAKNSGYWYFYGTRLYREDKATGGSASSSSGSGSGGAGASTGGASNSKGIGSNGTVWQVICFTEEDWQNLAAKFKTSTNAKERELFNILDDNFLPKLPQLFRERERLRRRKLLQVRNSSRIRNIAELKARQEEERQRRERENLYQDRQNAHWLAPPQQQQQQQQQQQQQQQQSQQRTRRRLARQCS
- the velo gene encoding veloren, isoform B — encoded protein: MNDEDFSRGDVRDLSDIPEADQFSASLKCSCVRLVPYRFEITEPVCFTTKGVRIAGILKDKDEKFELNIHKQEVIKVIAHFGNVEPAQPLVTLYLLKTCAEYVKNQLKLPDDQHHEHTGFKTHSYHTRRLILLFDSISVSARGNIKSMFSCVDEISSTDAAEILERIADSDRKTQDKSSQPPPRQLRADEQVSLLMYPPKGTGGLCIRMEDFVCLTKESYLNDIIIDFYLLWLRNTLIPEPQRERTHIFSTFFYKRLTTLTRPADMKQTAAQKRHARVQKWTKGVDIFDKDFIIVPINEQSHWFLAIICYPNLKGPVTFDTNQPVEPQQLKRPRGKKVALQIGNTTITPLTKRAEGGQLPAALTAENVCRIADDESERDEAEGDESDMASEDSENSNSAKEPAATPTSTTASTPSLSSSQPTATGPARNIASDDVPAVKQPLILIFDSLAGASRSRVVATLRDYLTCEYRVKKPDAQAHVFNKDNMPGHCVKVPQQNNFTDCGLYLLQYVEQFFGEPIRDYRLPIKQLTNWFDFLTVTKKREDIANLIQQLMDEGNQQQRLILPVIEFPTLNGQLVEYPEDTESAEFEEEEGHDDEDPASEMHDENNAGTDMEVDPVNEEPALAGKTAALAPASTTAAAPTGKRFVLKRRLHNGAVSSPTNGNGEASSNGGALIPQLVSTAAATTTGVSSGVAHLGPRGPSGGLKIRKIEP